One Plasmodium berghei ANKA genome assembly, chromosome: 13 genomic region harbors:
- a CDS encoding 60S ribosomal protein L27, putative, with amino-acid sequence MGKLLKPGKVVIMLNGRRAGKKAIIINTYEGQTRERPYSYCLVAGIEKHPLRVTKKMSKGKIIKRSKVKAFVKYINVNHILPTRYQVANDFDIKSLASDDILRSKNKKKEIKKLGRVFRDKFLDPINKKTGEVSKDVSFLHKKLYF; translated from the exons ACTTAAGCCAGGAAAAGTTGTTATAATGCTAAATGGAAGAAGAGCTGGTAAAAAAgctattataataaataccTATGAAGGACAAACAAGGGAAAGACCTTATAGCTATTGCTTAGTTGCAGGAATCGAAAAACACCCATTAAGagttacaaaaaaaatgtccAAAGGAAAGATAATAAAGAGATCAAAAGTTAAAGCCTTTGTAAAATACATTAATGTTAACCATATCCTACCTACTAg ATATCAAGTTGCTAATGATTTTGACATTAAAAGTTTAGCATCCGATGATATTTTAAGGtcaaaaaacaaaaagaaggaaattaaaaaattaggACGAGTATTTAGAGATAA GTTCTTAGATccaattaataaaaaaactgGAGAAGTATCTAAGGatgtttcatttttacacaaaaaattatatttctaa